A single region of the Azospirillum fermentarium genome encodes:
- the gltX gene encoding glutamate--tRNA ligase produces the protein MTVVTRFAPSPTGFLHIGGARTALFNWLYARHHGGTFLLRIEDTDRARSTQAAVDAILDGLSWLGLMGDNEPVSQFDRKDRHAEVARQLLAEGKAYHCYASPEELDAMRAAQKAAGQPVRYDGRWRDRPASDAPEGVKPVIRLKAPQTGETVLKDEVQGTVTVQNSQLDDLILLRADGTPTYLLAVVVDDHDMGVTHVIRGDDHLTNTFRQIQIFNAMGWDLPSFSHIPLIHGPDGAKLSKRHGALGVDAYRDMGYLPEAIRNYLLRLGWGHGDDEIISTEQAIAWFGLEGIGRSPSRFDFAKLENLNAHYMRQADDGRLVALIAPRLESARGSALTEAETALLTRAMPGLKARARTVVDLAASAAFYIAPRPLALDDKARGQLNADARALLGELAALFAAESVWTAAALEARVRAFAEAKGEKLGKVAQPLRAALSGSTVSPPIFEVAELLGRDETLGRMGDASNAAPQ, from the coding sequence ATGACCGTCGTTACCCGTTTCGCCCCCTCGCCCACCGGATTCCTGCACATTGGCGGCGCCCGCACCGCGCTGTTCAACTGGCTGTACGCCCGGCACCACGGGGGCACCTTCCTTCTGCGCATCGAGGACACCGACCGCGCCCGCTCGACCCAGGCGGCGGTGGACGCCATTCTCGACGGGCTGTCGTGGCTGGGCCTGATGGGCGACAACGAACCGGTGTCGCAGTTCGACCGCAAGGACCGCCACGCGGAGGTCGCCCGCCAGCTTCTGGCCGAGGGCAAGGCATACCATTGCTACGCCAGCCCCGAGGAGCTGGACGCCATGCGCGCCGCCCAGAAGGCCGCCGGCCAGCCGGTGCGCTATGACGGGCGCTGGCGCGACCGCCCGGCCTCCGACGCGCCCGAAGGGGTGAAGCCGGTCATCCGGCTCAAGGCCCCCCAGACCGGCGAGACCGTGCTGAAGGACGAGGTGCAGGGCACCGTCACCGTGCAGAACAGCCAGTTGGACGACCTGATCCTGCTGCGCGCCGACGGCACGCCGACGTATCTGCTGGCGGTGGTGGTGGACGACCACGACATGGGCGTGACCCACGTCATCCGCGGCGACGACCACCTGACCAACACCTTCCGCCAGATCCAGATCTTCAACGCCATGGGCTGGGATCTGCCCAGCTTCTCCCATATCCCGCTGATCCACGGGCCGGACGGGGCCAAGCTGTCCAAGCGGCACGGGGCGCTGGGCGTCGATGCCTACCGCGACATGGGCTATCTGCCCGAGGCGATCCGCAACTACCTGCTGCGACTCGGCTGGGGCCACGGGGACGACGAGATCATCTCCACCGAACAGGCCATCGCATGGTTCGGGCTGGAGGGGATCGGGCGCTCGCCCTCGCGCTTCGATTTCGCCAAGCTGGAAAACCTCAACGCCCATTACATGCGTCAGGCCGACGATGGCCGGCTGGTGGCGCTCATCGCCCCGCGGCTGGAGTCGGCGCGCGGCAGCGCCTTGACCGAGGCCGAGACCGCCCTGCTGACCCGCGCCATGCCGGGGCTGAAGGCGCGCGCCCGTACGGTGGTGGATCTGGCCGCCAGCGCTGCCTTCTACATCGCCCCCCGCCCGCTGGCCCTGGACGACAAGGCCAGGGGGCAACTGAACGCCGACGCCCGCGCCCTGCTGGGCGAGCTGGCCGCCCTGTTCGCCGCGGAATCGGTGTGGACGGCGGCAGCCCTGGAAGCGCGCGTGCGCGCTTTTGCAGAAGCGAAGGGCGAAAAGCTGGGCAAGGTGGCCCAGCCCCTGCGCGCCGCCCTGTCGGGTTCCACCGTTTCCCCGCCGATTTTCGAGGTTGCGGAACTTTTGGGACGGGACGAGACCCTGGGGCGCATGGGTGATGCGTCAAATGCTGCGCCGCAATAA
- a CDS encoding ComEC/Rec2 family competence protein, which produces MADQFYDVDTGLESPDGMAAPRRGRLARAADLLCAPVLEERDRWPLWVPVGIGAGVALYFALTAEPPPWLGGAGLAAGLVSAWLGRRSLAVLALACALMSLAAGFAAAQIRTQWVAAPMLTREVGPAPVTGRVVAVERLAEGARVVLSGLSIPRLAAKATPDRVRIRLIARHGVPPVGAVIRITAVLHPPQGPGEPGAFDFQRHAFFAGLGAVGYALSAPEVMAGPPPGPADRAGVMLEALREHIADRVAASVDGAGEAAVTTALMNGEQTGIPEPLMQAMRGSGLAHLLSISGLHIALVAGIVMMTVRVLLALVPYVALRLPVKEMAAFAGLLAAVAYTGVVGAPVPTLRSVLMTGMVLAAVVVGRDPLSMRLVAFAGVAVMLMAPDSLLGASFQMSFAAVVALIAVYERISAPIARLRADLGWVGRGVLGLAGIALTSVVATIATLPFGLYHFQTISLYGVLSNMIAIPVTSALVMPCSLAAYALMPLGWEGPALTAMGWGVWVVNRTAETVAALPGATLTAPAMPGWGLGLVTMGGLWAAVWQGPWRYAGLAVAVVGLASPFVVERPDVLVSAEGEVMAVRGADGRLYPSGRGGRRVVDGWTARDGQRTPGAPWPRAGRGAEGRLTCDAVGCLYRKDGHTIALSRLDTGLEEDCRTADAVITTAPVRRCAAPVVIDHWSLHRRGAHTLTVRPDGIRVDSVGMVRGRRPWTIP; this is translated from the coding sequence GTGGCGGACCAGTTTTACGATGTCGATACCGGTCTGGAATCCCCGGACGGCATGGCAGCCCCCCGCCGCGGACGGCTGGCCCGTGCCGCCGACCTCCTCTGCGCGCCCGTGCTGGAGGAGCGGGACCGCTGGCCCCTGTGGGTGCCGGTGGGCATCGGCGCCGGGGTGGCGCTCTATTTCGCGCTGACCGCCGAACCGCCGCCGTGGCTGGGGGGTGCGGGGCTGGCCGCCGGCCTCGTGTCCGCGTGGCTGGGGCGCCGGTCCCTGGCGGTGCTGGCGCTGGCCTGTGCGCTGATGAGTCTGGCCGCCGGCTTCGCCGCCGCCCAGATCCGCACCCAGTGGGTGGCCGCACCCATGCTGACGCGGGAGGTGGGGCCGGCCCCGGTCACGGGCCGGGTGGTGGCGGTGGAGCGGCTGGCGGAGGGGGCGCGGGTGGTGCTGTCCGGCCTGTCCATCCCGCGGCTGGCGGCCAAGGCGACACCGGACCGGGTGCGCATCCGCCTGATCGCCCGCCATGGGGTGCCGCCGGTGGGGGCGGTGATCCGCATCACCGCCGTGCTGCACCCGCCCCAGGGACCGGGGGAGCCGGGGGCCTTCGATTTTCAGCGCCACGCCTTTTTCGCCGGGCTGGGGGCGGTGGGCTATGCCCTGAGCGCGCCCGAGGTGATGGCGGGGCCGCCCCCCGGCCCGGCGGACCGGGCCGGGGTGATGCTGGAGGCGCTGCGCGAACACATCGCCGACCGGGTGGCGGCATCGGTGGACGGGGCGGGGGAGGCGGCGGTCACCACCGCGCTCATGAACGGCGAGCAGACCGGCATCCCCGAACCGCTGATGCAGGCCATGCGCGGCAGCGGGCTGGCGCATCTGCTGTCCATTTCCGGTCTGCACATCGCGCTGGTGGCCGGCATCGTCATGATGACCGTGCGGGTTCTGCTGGCGCTGGTGCCGTATGTGGCGCTGCGCCTGCCGGTGAAGGAGATGGCGGCCTTTGCCGGGCTGCTGGCCGCGGTGGCCTACACCGGCGTGGTGGGGGCACCGGTGCCCACCCTGCGCTCGGTGCTGATGACCGGCATGGTTCTGGCGGCGGTGGTGGTGGGGCGCGATCCGCTGTCCATGCGGCTGGTGGCCTTCGCCGGGGTGGCGGTGATGCTGATGGCCCCCGACAGCCTGCTGGGCGCCAGTTTCCAGATGTCGTTCGCCGCCGTGGTGGCGCTGATTGCGGTGTATGAACGAATCAGCGCTCCCATCGCCCGGTTGCGGGCGGACCTGGGGTGGGTGGGCCGTGGGGTGCTGGGGCTGGCGGGCATCGCGCTGACCAGCGTGGTGGCGACCATCGCCACGCTGCCCTTCGGCCTCTACCACTTCCAGACCATCAGCCTGTACGGCGTGCTCTCCAACATGATCGCCATCCCGGTCACCTCGGCCCTGGTGATGCCGTGCAGCCTGGCGGCCTATGCCCTGATGCCGCTGGGGTGGGAGGGGCCGGCGCTCACCGCCATGGGCTGGGGGGTGTGGGTGGTCAACCGCACGGCGGAAACCGTGGCCGCCTTGCCCGGCGCCACCCTGACCGCGCCCGCCATGCCGGGGTGGGGGCTGGGGCTGGTGACGATGGGCGGGCTGTGGGCGGCGGTCTGGCAAGGCCCGTGGCGCTATGCCGGCCTGGCGGTGGCGGTGGTGGGGCTGGCCTCTCCCTTTGTGGTGGAACGGCCCGACGTGCTGGTGTCGGCGGAGGGAGAGGTGATGGCGGTGCGCGGGGCCGATGGCCGCCTGTATCCCTCGGGCCGCGGCGGGCGGCGGGTGGTGGACGGCTGGACCGCCCGTGACGGCCAGCGGACCCCCGGCGCCCCGTGGCCCAGGGCCGGGCGCGGGGCCGAGGGGCGGCTGACCTGCGATGCGGTGGGGTGCCTGTACCGCAAGGACGGGCATACCATCGCCCTGTCCCGCCTGGACACCGGGCTGGAGGAGGATTGCCGCACGGCGGATGCCGTGATCACCACGGCCCCCGTGCGCCGCTGTGCCGCCCCGGTGGTGATCGACCATTGGTCGCTGCACCGCCGGGGCGCCCACACCCTGACCGTGCGCCCGGACGGCATCCGGGTGGACAGCGTGGGGATGGTCCGCGGGCGGCGGCCCTGGACCATCCCCTGA
- a CDS encoding methyl-accepting chemotaxis protein — protein MTIGSSIGTRLILAFGVVLSMLVVSAGAAIYAFGVAAVSLDRIAGSAVPHILAAKSLAGASQTLMAQMPQLAQADTAAEKERFHAAALKTMGEMESLLQALDGGGGHTDALRSALTTARDQEAAVTRVVERVLALTERSGKTAAAITATVAEVRSTAEPMRARWQAVAGRARTDLNKSDTDEARKVLLAKMLLQAMDGLQPLDVIERESVAMLGLVPEAMGATAAAAIDVTAMRAGNAITALRDASKVDPRLATAMGPVLDRLEAQMTGPEGLIPLQRQMLQTQRERDGGLAASAAASERVSQTAGEIAQAASRSISADTDATRATVSDSRTVLIAVAAVSILVTVLIVWRYVSRSLIARLTALEKAMLRLADGDSSVTIDNRGSDEIAAMARALEVFRTNAAEVSRLHEEQQRMTQRAEEERRAGLNRLASAFESSVSGLVERVGESAQKMRTAAHAMASSAGDSSQRSALIADAAGQASVNVETAAAAATELTASVDEIGRQASDSATAAASAAEAARRTSATVDSLGAATARIDDVVRVITDVSGRTKLLALNATIEAARAGEAGKGFAVVAGEVKALSEQAASASQDIATQVADIQRAIHEAVSTIRGIGQAIEGLEQTSFSISSAVEQQAAATRNIAQNIQQAANGTRDVSDNIGMVRDAATRTGSDAGTSQSVADTLSMDVERLNSQIAEFLRTVRTA, from the coding sequence ATGACGATCGGCTCAAGCATCGGGACGCGCCTGATCCTGGCGTTCGGGGTGGTGCTGTCCATGCTGGTGGTGTCGGCGGGTGCTGCGATCTATGCCTTCGGGGTGGCGGCCGTCTCCCTGGACCGCATCGCGGGCAGCGCCGTTCCGCACATCCTGGCCGCCAAATCGCTGGCCGGCGCCAGTCAGACGCTGATGGCCCAGATGCCGCAATTGGCCCAGGCCGACACGGCGGCGGAAAAGGAACGGTTCCACGCCGCCGCTCTGAAGACCATGGGCGAGATGGAATCGCTGCTTCAGGCGCTGGACGGCGGCGGCGGGCACACCGACGCCCTGCGCAGCGCCCTGACCACGGCGCGTGACCAGGAAGCGGCGGTGACGCGGGTGGTGGAACGGGTGCTGGCCCTGACGGAGCGCAGCGGCAAGACCGCCGCCGCCATCACCGCCACCGTGGCCGAGGTGCGCAGCACCGCCGAACCCATGCGCGCCCGCTGGCAGGCGGTGGCCGGACGCGCCCGCACCGACCTGAACAAGAGCGACACCGACGAGGCGCGCAAGGTTCTGCTGGCGAAAATGCTGCTTCAGGCCATGGACGGGCTGCAGCCGCTGGACGTGATCGAACGGGAAAGCGTCGCCATGCTGGGTCTGGTGCCGGAGGCCATGGGCGCCACCGCCGCCGCCGCCATCGACGTCACCGCCATGCGCGCCGGCAACGCCATCACCGCGCTTCGCGATGCGTCGAAGGTGGACCCCCGGCTCGCCACCGCCATGGGTCCGGTCCTGGACCGGCTGGAAGCCCAGATGACCGGGCCGGAGGGGCTGATCCCCCTGCAGCGCCAGATGCTCCAGACCCAGCGCGAACGCGACGGCGGTCTGGCCGCCAGCGCCGCGGCGTCCGAGCGCGTGTCCCAGACCGCCGGCGAGATCGCCCAGGCGGCATCCCGCAGCATCAGCGCCGACACCGACGCCACCCGCGCCACCGTCAGCGACAGCCGCACCGTGCTGATCGCCGTGGCGGCGGTCAGCATCCTGGTGACGGTGCTGATCGTGTGGCGCTATGTCAGCCGCAGCCTGATCGCCCGCCTGACGGCGCTGGAAAAGGCCATGCTGCGGCTGGCCGACGGGGATTCGTCCGTTACCATCGACAACCGCGGGTCGGACGAGATCGCCGCCATGGCCCGTGCGCTGGAGGTGTTCCGCACCAACGCCGCCGAGGTGTCGCGCCTGCACGAGGAACAGCAGCGCATGACCCAGCGGGCGGAGGAGGAGCGGCGCGCCGGCCTGAACCGTCTGGCCTCCGCGTTCGAATCCTCGGTGTCGGGGCTGGTGGAACGGGTGGGCGAATCGGCGCAGAAGATGCGCACCGCCGCCCACGCCATGGCGTCGTCGGCGGGCGATTCCAGCCAGCGGTCGGCGCTGATCGCCGATGCCGCCGGCCAGGCGTCGGTGAACGTGGAAACCGCCGCCGCCGCCGCCACCGAACTGACCGCCTCGGTGGACGAGATCGGGCGGCAGGCGTCGGATTCCGCCACCGCCGCCGCCAGCGCCGCCGAAGCCGCCCGCCGCACCAGCGCCACGGTGGACAGCCTGGGTGCCGCCACCGCCCGCATCGACGACGTGGTGCGGGTCATCACCGACGTGTCGGGCCGCACCAAGCTGCTGGCGCTCAACGCCACCATCGAAGCGGCCCGCGCGGGCGAGGCCGGCAAGGGCTTCGCCGTGGTGGCCGGCGAGGTGAAGGCTCTGTCGGAACAGGCGGCATCGGCCAGCCAGGACATCGCCACCCAGGTGGCCGACATCCAGCGCGCCATCCACGAGGCGGTCAGCACCATCCGCGGCATCGGACAGGCCATCGAGGGGCTGGAGCAGACCTCCTTCTCCATCTCCTCGGCGGTGGAACAGCAGGCGGCGGCCACCCGCAACATCGCCCAGAACATCCAGCAGGCGGCCAACGGCACCCGCGACGTCTCGGACAACATCGGCATGGTCCGCGATGCCGCCACGCGCACCGGCTCCGACGCCGGCACCTCGCAATCGGTCGCCGACACCCTGTCCATGGATGTGGAGCGGCTGAACAGCCAGATCGCGGAGTTCCTGCGCACGGTGCGCACCGCCTGA